The following coding sequences lie in one Arachis ipaensis cultivar K30076 chromosome B03, Araip1.1, whole genome shotgun sequence genomic window:
- the LOC107633301 gene encoding xylose isomerase-like produces the protein MRKKTIAKRPPRKKVYKLPTKPSTRSQDRTFTPSSSPPTSPPRCDPMAQTKNTPRYPASAKPTPPPKTTPSKPSSLKPGSSKGKRPAVEEPVPETAKPKSMSVPVCSQSGNPHRPLKSVREPDIDPFAHKSHFMTSHSDYNPHRFKSAMNHDFYEGVIQFLVKEFYANMTYHEGSVHFYVKGRDIILNNETISDSLKYTDVGLYAYTSVKWDEGVEISFAYLMARYMFDSVQSVKDKALPYGMFLTCIFENFGVDLSNEDYENRHSYLKGGGLVKQQKGPTRSEKVVLDDDDEEFIPDDSLPPTTEGTSISTGKKSALLNVVKDVAQEIYSDIFVDLGYCLPLMTKGGVIIGQSQTCPVENANKCDDSEWEGEFFPAINKIKYEGPSSKNPLSFKWYNAEEEILGKKMKDWFRFSVAFWHTFRGTGADPFGAPTKHWPWEDGTNSVKMAKRRMRANFEFINKLGIDLWCFHDRDIAPDGESLEEANANLDEVVALAKELQTQGKKKVLWGTAQLFMHPRYMHGAATSSELGVYAYAATQVKKAMEATHYLGGENFVFWGGREGYQSLLNTDMERELNHLARFFEAAVAYKKKIGFNGTLLIEPKPQEPTKHQYDWDAATTSNFLRKYGLIGEFKLNIECNHATLSGHSCHHELETARISGLLGNIDANTGDPQVGWDTDQFLVDIQEATMIMLSVVRNGGIAPGGFNFDAKLRRESTDVEDLFIAHIIGMDTMARGLKNVAKLVEDGALAELVRKRYQSFDTEIGAQIEAGKADFDFLEKKVKEWGEPKVASAKQELAEMILQSAL, from the exons atgaggaagaaaaccattgcTAAAAGGCCTCCTCGTAAAAAAGTTTACAAGCTTCCCACAAAGCCTTCCACTCGCTCCCAAGACCGGACATTTACCCCATCttcttctcctcctacctctcctcctcgcTGTGACCCCATGGCTCAGACCAAAAACACTCCAAGATACCCTGCCTCTGCTAAGCCGACGCCACCACCAAAGACGACACCCTCCAAACCAAGCTCTTTGAAACCTGGCTCATCCAAGGGTAAGCGTCCTGCTGTTGAAGAACCTGTTCCTGAGACAGCAAAACCTAAGTCAATGTCTGTTCCTGTGTGCTCACAAAGCGGTAACCCTCATCGGCCTCTCAAATCTGTTAGAGAACCAGACATCGATCCTTTTGCTCACAAATCACACTTCATGACATCTCACTCAGACTATAACCCCCATCgtttcaaatctgccatgaatCATGATTTTTATGAGGGAGTTATTCAGTTC TtagtcaaagaattttatgcaaacatgacttaccATGAAGGAAGTGTGCATTTTTATGTTAAGGGCAGAGACATTATCTTGaataatgaaactatcagtgatTCCTTGAAGTACACTGATGTTGGGCTGTATGCTTATACATCTGTGAAATGGGATGAAGGTGTTG AAATCTCTTTTGCCTACTTGATGGctagatacatgtttgattctgttCAAAGTGTAAAAGATAAAGCACTACCTTATGGCATGTTTTTAACTTGCATATTTGAAAATTTTGGTGTTGACCTGTCAAATGAGGATTACGAAAACAGACATTCATACCTAAAAGGGGGTGGTTtagtgaaacagcaaaaaggaccaaCTCGATCTGAGAaagtggttctagatgatgatgatgaagagttcaTTCCTGATGACTCTCTTCCTCCTACCACCGAGGGTACTTCCATTTCCACTGGGAAGAAATCAGCTCTGCTGAATGTGGTCAAGGATGTCGCTCAAGA GATTTATAGTGATATTTTTGTTGATCTTGGTTATTGTctgcccttgatgacaaaagggggagtaata ATCGGTCAATCTCAAACATGTCCTGTTGAAAATGCCAATAAATGTGACGATTCAGAGTGGGAGGGAGAATTCTTTCCTGccattaacaaaattaaatatgaG GGTCCCTCTAGCAAGAACCCACTTTCATTTAAATGGTATAACGCAGAGGAAGAAATTCTTGGAAAAAAGATGAAG GACTGGTTCAGATTTAGTGTTGCATTTTGGCATACATTTCGTGGAACAGGTGCAGACCCGTTTGGTGCACCTACCAAGCACTGGCCGTGGGAAGATGGTACCAATTCTGTTAAAATGGCTAAAAGAAGAA TGCGAGCTAACTTTGAGTTTATAAACAAACTTGGAATTGATCTGTGGTGCTTCCACGATCGGGATATTGCCCCTGATGGAGAATCTCTGGAG GAAGCTAATGCAAACTTGGATGAAGTGGTTGCCCTTGCCAAGGAGCTCCAGACTCAG ggaaaaaagaaagttttatgGGGAACAGCTCAATTGTTTATGCATCCTCGTTATATGCATGGTGCTGCTACTAG CTCTGAGTTAGGCGTCTATGCATATGCTGCTACACAAGTGAAGAAGGCTATGGAA GCTACGCATTATTTGGGGGGAGAAAATTTTGTTTTCTGGGGTGGCCGTGAGGGTTATCAATCCCTTTTGAACACAGATATGGAACGAGAGCTTAATCATTTG GCTAGGTTTTTTGAAGCTGCTGTTGCATATAAGAAGAAGATTGGATTCAATG GGACTCTGTTGATCGAACCCAAGCCGCAGGAGCCTACAAAACATCA GTATGATTGGGATGCTGCAACCACATCTAACTTCTTGCGAAAATATGGACTTATAG GAGAATTCAAACTCAACATTGAGTGCAATCATGCCACCTTATCCGGTCATAG TTGTCACCATGAGCTTGAAACTGCAAGGATTAGTGGACTACTTGGTAATATTGATGCAAACACTGGTGATCCTCAAGTTG GATGGGATACAGATCAATTTCTTGTAGATATTCAAGAAGCAACAATGATTATGCTCAGTGTGGTCAGAAAT GGTGGAATTGCACCAGGTGGATtcaactttgatgccaaatt GCGAAGAGAGAGCACGGATGTTGAAGACTTATTCATTGCTCACATCATCGGTATGGATACTATGGCCCGCGGCCTCAAGAACGTTGCTAAGTTAGTTGAG GATGGTGCTCTAGCTGAGCTTGTTCGGAAGAGATACCAGAGTTTTGACACTGAAATTGGTGCTCAAATAGAG GCTGGTAAAGCTGACTTTGACTTCTTGGAGAAGAAAGTTAAGGAATGGGGAGAACCCAAGGTTGCTTCAGCTAAACAG GAGCTAGCTGAGATGATCCTCCAGTCTGCATTGTAA